A stretch of Caenibius tardaugens NBRC 16725 DNA encodes these proteins:
- a CDS encoding SDR family oxidoreductase, with amino-acid sequence MPDLDRRALLVGSVALGATAAVPAAAAQKSGQTSGQPDLSGKSILITGAATGFGRLGAEHYARLGAKVFATMRNLPRPEAEALQKLARDAKLDITLLEIDVLDDAQVAAGVSEAERLAGGAIDVLVNNAGVMITGPVEMQDPEALRLLFDTNLFGCQRMARAVLPAMRKARSGYIVNMASQAGRVVFPGLGAYSASKFAVESWAEQLAYEVATLGIGVGIIEPGGYPTRIMENSNASSVALRDREPDERKAAYPGFVAQMGKSVSTAVASDPMDIPHAIARLIATPPKDRPLRSAVASTPSPQDPINTVCADVQRKMLGSGPFSAASEIVLGA; translated from the coding sequence ATGCCAGATCTGGATCGCCGCGCCCTTCTTGTGGGCAGTGTCGCCTTGGGGGCTACAGCCGCCGTGCCCGCTGCCGCGGCCCAGAAATCCGGCCAAACGAGCGGCCAGCCCGATCTATCCGGCAAATCCATTCTCATCACAGGTGCAGCTACCGGCTTCGGACGACTGGGGGCAGAGCACTACGCACGCCTCGGCGCCAAGGTCTTCGCCACCATGCGTAACCTGCCACGGCCCGAGGCCGAAGCCCTGCAAAAACTGGCCCGAGATGCCAAGCTCGATATCACCTTGCTGGAAATCGATGTGCTGGACGACGCGCAGGTTGCGGCCGGAGTCAGCGAAGCCGAACGCCTTGCTGGCGGCGCGATCGACGTCCTCGTCAACAATGCGGGGGTCATGATCACCGGACCTGTGGAAATGCAGGACCCGGAAGCCTTGCGCTTGCTGTTCGATACCAACCTGTTCGGCTGTCAGCGCATGGCCCGCGCCGTGCTGCCGGCAATGCGCAAGGCGCGATCTGGTTATATCGTCAACATGGCGTCGCAGGCGGGGCGGGTCGTATTTCCCGGACTCGGCGCCTATTCCGCCAGCAAGTTTGCAGTTGAATCCTGGGCTGAACAACTCGCCTACGAAGTGGCGACGCTGGGGATTGGCGTGGGCATCATCGAACCTGGCGGATATCCGACGCGGATCATGGAAAATTCCAACGCCTCATCTGTCGCGCTGCGCGATCGCGAACCGGACGAACGCAAGGCAGCCTATCCCGGATTCGTGGCGCAAATGGGCAAATCGGTTTCCACTGCTGTTGCCAGCGATCCGATGGACATCCCCCACGCCATTGCAAGGCTGATAGCCACGCCGCCGAAAGACCGCCCCTTGCGCAGTGCTGTGGCTTCCACGCCTTCGCCACAAGACCCGATCAACACCGTTTGCGCAGATGTGCAGCGCAAGATGCTGGGAAGCGGACCTTTTTCTGCAGCATCAGAGATTGTTCTGGGGGCGTAA
- a CDS encoding MaoC family dehydratase: protein MIYFEDMLVGTTERFGRYEVQREDVLDFARKFDPHPFHLSDEEAAKTHFGRISASGWHTCAMTMAMFVEHIQDIPHASHGGVGIDELRWTRPVYPGDILSMETEILRKHRSRSRPEIGSVWTRMTTFNQDNVIVLDMTAIGIFALRDPAADNA from the coding sequence ATGATCTATTTCGAGGACATGCTCGTCGGCACAACGGAGCGTTTCGGACGTTACGAAGTCCAGCGCGAGGATGTTCTCGATTTCGCGCGCAAGTTCGATCCGCATCCATTCCACCTGTCGGACGAAGAAGCCGCCAAAACCCATTTCGGCCGCATTTCCGCGAGCGGCTGGCATACCTGCGCCATGACCATGGCAATGTTTGTCGAACATATTCAGGATATTCCGCACGCCAGCCACGGCGGTGTCGGAATTGATGAGCTGCGCTGGACCAGACCCGTCTATCCCGGCGATATCCTGAGTATGGAAACCGAGATTTTGCGGAAACATCGCAGCCGCTCACGCCCGGAAATTGGCAGCGTGTGGACCCGGATGACAACCTTCAATCAGGACAATGTCATCGTACTGGACATGACGGCTATCGGCATATTCGCACTGCGCGATCCCGCTGCCGATAACGCATAG
- the ychF gene encoding redox-regulated ATPase YchF encodes MGFRCGIVGLPNVGKSTLFNALTETQAAQAANYPFCTIEPNVGQVSVPDARLDTVAQIAGSAKIIPTQLGFVDIAGLVKGASKGEGLGNQFLGNIREVDAIVHVLRCFEDDDIQHVANKVDPITDAEVVETELMLSDLESLEKRVPAAQKRATSGDKEAKIAASVLGQALDLLREGKPARLTEPRDDEEARVFQQAQLLTAKPVLYVCNVAEGDAATGNALSAQVFEKAAAEGAQAVVVSAAIESELVGMEPEERGEFLSELGLEETGLARVIRAGYQLLGLKTFFTVGPKEARAWTFHNGAKAPQAAGEIHTDFEKGFIRAETIAYDDYIALGGESAARDAGKLRQEGKEYVVQDGDIMHFKFNV; translated from the coding sequence ATGGGTTTCCGTTGCGGAATTGTGGGCCTGCCCAATGTCGGCAAATCGACGCTGTTCAATGCGTTGACCGAGACGCAGGCGGCACAGGCAGCCAATTATCCCTTCTGCACCATCGAACCCAACGTGGGGCAGGTTTCCGTGCCAGACGCCCGGCTGGATACAGTTGCGCAGATCGCCGGTTCTGCAAAGATCATTCCCACCCAGCTTGGGTTTGTCGACATTGCGGGCCTTGTGAAGGGCGCCAGCAAGGGTGAAGGACTGGGCAACCAGTTCCTCGGGAACATTCGCGAAGTGGACGCCATCGTCCATGTTCTGCGCTGCTTCGAGGATGATGACATCCAGCATGTGGCGAACAAGGTTGACCCCATCACCGATGCCGAAGTCGTCGAGACAGAACTGATGCTCTCCGACCTTGAAAGCCTCGAAAAGCGCGTCCCCGCAGCACAAAAGCGTGCCACGAGCGGTGACAAGGAAGCCAAAATTGCCGCCAGCGTGCTGGGTCAGGCCCTCGATCTGCTGCGCGAAGGCAAGCCAGCCCGGCTGACCGAACCCCGCGATGATGAGGAAGCCCGTGTTTTCCAACAGGCCCAGCTCCTGACGGCAAAGCCCGTGCTGTACGTCTGCAATGTCGCTGAAGGCGATGCCGCAACCGGAAATGCACTGTCCGCTCAGGTATTTGAAAAGGCGGCAGCCGAAGGGGCGCAGGCGGTTGTTGTGTCCGCAGCCATCGAATCCGAACTGGTTGGCATGGAGCCTGAAGAACGGGGTGAATTCCTCTCCGAACTCGGCCTTGAGGAAACCGGCCTCGCCCGCGTCATTCGCGCCGGGTACCAGTTGCTCGGCCTGAAGACCTTTTTCACGGTTGGCCCCAAGGAAGCCCGCGCCTGGACCTTCCACAATGGCGCGAAAGCCCCGCAGGCAGCCGGTGAAATTCACACCGATTTTGAAAAGGGCTTCATCCGGGCCGAAACGATCGCCTATGACGACTACATCGCGCTGGGCGGTGAATCTGCTGCGCGTGATGCGGGCAAACTGCGACAGGAAGGCAAGGAATACGTGGTGCAGGATGGCGATATCATGCACTTCAAGTTCAACGTCTGA